In a single window of the Nodularia spumigena CCY9414 genome:
- a CDS encoding GumC family protein — protein MTSPIVKRYIIAFDKYKWIGLASFALVVAGATVVAILPEPQPSYIADGALAYTRPPVSFSATGTEIQQQGQELSKQVLLSDQILQTVSTKVNVKPETIQTNVALTLPERSRTGELLSTIIELRYQDTDPKQARQILQELMGAMIGLSGDINTGRLKAIIEKINERIPQAKSDLQTAEQKLEQYDRRERPAILAAENGSLLGAVTNSQNQQRLIQLTIAGIDAQIGSLQDKLGLNVGQAYVSSALSADPILSNLRSQIYQVESQITLLSKDLRPENPTMIQLARQKQSIEELLQQRAAEVVGGGGTAAPLPGDVSGIRAQSNLDPARQQLANQMVGLETQRETLQQQLAQQIREEERLRQDYSQIPNKQLERSRLQQEVALKKAIYDQMQAKLTDSKTAEAETVSSLTVARLPNVVSDSSQPQNVPLTLGVGSFLGLLVGGGVIFLLGSLDGTFKTKEDIRDSLRQREITNLGELPLMPVDDLDEAALPVILSPDSPYLEFYEKVRSNLRRIGGKKFKMLLITSTSSQEGKTVTAYNLGIASALAGKRTLIIETDLRSPSHASSLNVSPDTDVSVEPLRYYARLNECIRLVPEVENLYIIPSPGPVSQSSAILESSEIKRLMEDVRERFDLVILDTNPLSSSNDALLIQPYSDGIVLVARPNHTQENMLGEAIDQLVESELGLLGVIVNGADIIVSPSQAFSPEEEAGVLSEVV, from the coding sequence ATGACTTCACCAATTGTTAAGCGTTATATTATTGCTTTTGATAAATATAAGTGGATTGGATTAGCCAGTTTTGCTTTAGTTGTCGCTGGAGCAACTGTGGTGGCGATACTGCCAGAACCACAACCGAGCTACATCGCAGACGGTGCGCTTGCCTATACTCGTCCGCCAGTTTCGTTCTCCGCAACTGGTACGGAAATTCAACAACAAGGACAAGAACTGAGTAAGCAAGTTTTGCTATCAGACCAAATTCTGCAAACTGTATCCACGAAAGTGAATGTCAAACCAGAAACCATTCAGACAAATGTCGCCCTGACTCTACCGGAAAGAAGTAGGACGGGTGAACTTCTATCGACCATTATTGAGTTGAGATATCAGGATACTGACCCCAAGCAAGCGCGGCAGATATTGCAGGAATTAATGGGAGCGATGATTGGCCTGAGCGGTGATATTAATACTGGGCGATTAAAAGCAATTATTGAAAAAATTAATGAGCGCATACCCCAGGCGAAATCAGATTTGCAAACAGCAGAACAGAAGCTTGAACAGTACGACCGCCGAGAACGTCCGGCAATATTGGCGGCTGAGAATGGTAGTTTGCTGGGTGCGGTAACTAATAGCCAAAATCAGCAACGGTTAATTCAACTAACTATTGCCGGAATTGATGCCCAAATTGGCAGTTTGCAAGACAAGTTAGGTTTAAATGTGGGACAAGCCTATGTTTCTTCGGCTTTGAGTGCTGATCCGATTCTTTCTAACTTGCGATCGCAAATTTATCAAGTAGAATCTCAAATAACTTTACTCAGTAAAGATTTACGACCAGAAAACCCAACAATGATTCAGTTGGCGCGTCAGAAACAATCTATTGAAGAATTGCTGCAACAACGCGCTGCTGAGGTGGTAGGAGGTGGCGGTACCGCAGCCCCCTTACCAGGGGATGTTTCGGGTATCCGCGCCCAAAGCAACTTAGATCCAGCTCGACAACAGCTAGCAAATCAGATGGTGGGTTTGGAAACCCAACGAGAAACACTCCAACAGCAATTAGCTCAACAAATTCGAGAAGAAGAACGATTACGGCAAGATTATTCTCAAATACCCAACAAGCAACTAGAGCGATCGCGTTTACAACAGGAAGTAGCCCTGAAAAAAGCGATTTATGACCAAATGCAGGCAAAGCTGACCGACTCTAAAACCGCAGAAGCAGAAACGGTTAGTAGCTTAACAGTTGCCAGATTACCTAACGTTGTCAGCGATAGCAGTCAACCTCAGAATGTGCCTCTGACTTTGGGTGTTGGTAGTTTCTTGGGATTGCTAGTTGGCGGTGGCGTAATATTTTTGTTGGGTTCCCTCGACGGCACTTTCAAAACCAAGGAGGATATCCGCGACAGCCTCAGACAACGGGAAATCACCAATCTGGGAGAATTGCCGTTAATGCCTGTGGATGATTTGGATGAAGCAGCCTTACCTGTAATACTTTCGCCGGATTCTCCCTATTTGGAGTTTTATGAAAAGGTTCGTAGCAATTTGCGTCGGATTGGTGGTAAAAAGTTCAAAATGCTGTTGATTACCAGCACTAGCAGCCAAGAAGGTAAGACGGTGACTGCTTATAACTTAGGTATAGCCTCCGCCCTTGCTGGTAAAAGAACTTTGATTATCGAAACAGATTTGCGATCGCCCTCTCATGCTTCATCCCTAAATGTTAGCCCCGATACCGATGTCTCCGTTGAACCCCTGCGCTATTATGCCAGGTTGAATGAATGTATCCGCTTAGTTCCTGAAGTAGAAAATTTATACATTATTCCCAGCCCTGGGCCTGTAAGTCAATCTTCTGCTATCCTCGAATCAAGCGAAATCAAACGGCTCATGGAGGATGTTAGGGAACGTTTTGATTTAGTAATTTTAGATACTAATCCCCTCAGTTCATCCAACGATGCTTTGTTAATTCAACCCTATAGCGATGGCATAGTCTTAGTAGCACGTCCCAACCATACACAAGAAAATATGTTAGGAGAAGCTATTGATCAATTAGTTGAATCTGAACTCGGTTTGTTGGGAGTTATTGTCAACGGTGCTGATATTATCGTTTCCCCATCTCAAGCTTTCTCACCAGAGGAAGAAGCCGGAGTTCTTTCAGAAGTTGTCTAG
- a CDS encoding rhomboid family intramembrane serine protease — protein MFPLYDENPIRITPYFTYGLIGLNIVVFLHEVSLSSEQLEQFFGIYAVIPRELTTNFALEWTTLFTSQFLHGGWWHLISNMVFLWVFGNNIEDRMGHFKYLIFYLACGALAGLCQWFISMDSTIPSLGASGAIAGILGAYVIRFPQSKIFTLLFLGFFVTTIRIPAMILIGLFVIQNVISGLLSLEAAANMTVESGGVAYWAHIGGFAFGLILAPLFGLFRRD, from the coding sequence GTGTTTCCCCTCTATGATGAAAACCCGATCAGAATCACCCCGTATTTCACTTATGGGTTGATTGGTTTAAATATTGTAGTCTTTCTCCATGAAGTGAGTCTATCAAGTGAACAATTAGAGCAATTCTTTGGGATTTATGCGGTCATACCACGAGAGTTAACCACTAACTTTGCCCTAGAGTGGACTACTTTATTTACATCACAATTTTTACACGGTGGTTGGTGGCATCTGATCTCAAATATGGTGTTTCTCTGGGTCTTTGGTAATAATATTGAAGACCGGATGGGTCATTTCAAGTATTTGATTTTTTATCTAGCCTGCGGTGCTTTAGCTGGTTTGTGTCAGTGGTTTATTAGTATGGATTCCACTATACCTTCTTTAGGAGCTAGTGGTGCGATCGCTGGGATTCTGGGTGCATACGTTATTCGTTTCCCCCAATCGAAAATTTTCACCTTATTATTTTTGGGTTTTTTCGTCACCACAATCAGGATTCCAGCAATGATTCTGATAGGGCTGTTCGTGATCCAAAATGTGATATCCGGTCTTCTCAGCCTGGAAGCAGCTGCTAATATGACTGTGGAATCAGGCGGAGTTGCTTACTGGGCGCACATCGGCGGCTTTGCTTTTGGGCTAATTCTGGCTCCATTATTCGGGTTATTTCGGCGCGATTAA
- a CDS encoding tetratricopeptide repeat protein: MGNLDPVTELAYLCGLGNVYYNMSQYSHCFKCYQKGLEIATEIGDEPMKAQLMNNLGSVYLMQSNHSTAIQFYEQGLTIAQKIGDRNLQNIVNTGLGLAYIYLGQYNKALACYENELVNVREIGTPEQESIVLTNLGLVYICLEDYLQALNYNRQGLEIAQKIGYKTQEAWGMCNIGKTLMRMNQYQETEGYLQSALKIFREMECRRAASEVLETLSELYQRMNLLILSSQCYEEAVAITQELGTPLINPTSKNRFLRLSYGD, from the coding sequence ATGGGTAATTTAGATCCTGTTACTGAACTAGCTTATTTATGTGGATTGGGTAATGTTTATTATAACATGAGTCAATATTCTCATTGTTTCAAATGTTATCAAAAAGGCTTAGAAATAGCTACGGAAATAGGTGATGAACCCATGAAAGCTCAACTAATGAACAACTTGGGCAGCGTGTATTTAATGCAGAGTAATCATAGTACTGCCATTCAATTTTATGAACAAGGTTTAACAATTGCTCAGAAAATTGGCGATCGCAATCTGCAAAATATTGTGAATACAGGGTTAGGTCTAGCGTATATATATTTAGGACAATATAATAAAGCTCTAGCCTGCTATGAGAACGAATTGGTAAATGTGAGAGAAATTGGTACTCCTGAACAAGAATCTATAGTGTTAACCAATTTAGGACTTGTTTATATTTGTCTGGAAGATTATTTACAAGCACTAAATTACAATAGACAGGGTTTAGAAATTGCCCAAAAAATTGGCTACAAAACTCAAGAAGCCTGGGGAATGTGTAATATAGGCAAAACTTTGATGCGGATGAATCAGTATCAAGAAACAGAGGGGTATTTACAATCAGCCTTAAAAATTTTCAGAGAAATGGAATGTCGTCGAGCAGCATCGGAAGTCTTGGAAACTCTGTCAGAATTGTATCAAAGGATGAATCTTCTCATTTTGTCTTCTCAGTGCTACGAAGAAGCTGTAGCCATTACTCAAGAATTAGGTACTCCTTTGATCAATCCCACCAGCAAAAACAGGTTCTTGCGTCTCTCTTATGGTGATTGA
- a CDS encoding VWD domain-containing protein: MINVNSPTSYAFLNDSSKANAALSPLNTNSITKVEENRGGRDEQIYNLQLDGFSEIAQIPRVRQQNRQSGTGNNQQEKPVKEEDCQEVNAQYKSLNKSLNLLEKTQEKYKNLEAKLAFHNYDYTRITNQLEDISTRLVNAEAQLRELHENVPGAGYKDYLKETQRLRTIDWTSEPSIYQKYQALISKACDKIPDWGDIIPTFKYIGNTVPGYTDNPLLQFAVEQKITGTIGTILARNPYVWLGIKLYDTVSLTCLADQLGNTSLSPAQYRIYQKYQSRINAVNNEITTQVENLMFTESAINAISRERQSAADQIYWIINKELYNNKDSDIGPIIVQGKKPSPEAMLSMLRELDLWKEDLINRINKLRNSPCINNQKQPQPIAKEPEPSAKEPEQRRGKEVKGTSYGDPHLITFDGHRYSFQTVGEFVLAKSTDGVFEVQTRQSPVNKSLSLNSAVAMKIGRNRVAFYSKDFPDSNTNTPLRINGKPTVVEGNSLSLRGGGIIRQQNDSNYVVEWPTGEKVTVTIYSRGQFKYMDVFPSVFESQANQMVGLLGNVNGKANDDLRFRNGNILPSKSTYGDLKQLIGRISPIRLPLGQLEKMYFDQLNKDFGNNWRVSQQESLFDYPQGKSTATFTDKAFPDAYLTLDMLSPTQLENARSQCLNSGVDANLLEGCIFDVGFTGFSEFAAHAAKVSNILDIVKTVIPGFKNPIPDIIRKIPGLPF, encoded by the coding sequence TTGATTAATGTAAATTCACCTACTAGCTATGCTTTCTTAAATGATAGTAGTAAAGCAAATGCCGCTTTATCACCATTAAATACTAACTCTATAACTAAGGTTGAGGAGAATAGAGGAGGGAGAGATGAGCAAATTTATAACTTGCAATTAGATGGGTTTTCAGAAATTGCACAAATTCCTCGTGTTCGTCAACAGAATCGTCAGTCTGGTACAGGTAATAATCAACAGGAAAAACCAGTAAAAGAAGAAGATTGTCAAGAAGTTAATGCTCAGTACAAAAGTTTGAATAAATCATTAAATCTTTTAGAAAAAACTCAAGAAAAATATAAAAATTTAGAAGCAAAACTTGCTTTCCATAATTACGATTATACTAGAATCACAAATCAACTAGAAGATATATCTACTAGATTAGTTAATGCGGAAGCGCAACTGCGTGAATTACACGAAAATGTTCCTGGTGCTGGCTATAAAGATTATCTAAAGGAAACTCAACGCCTTCGCACAATAGATTGGACTTCAGAACCATCAATATACCAAAAATATCAAGCATTAATTAGTAAGGCTTGTGACAAAATTCCTGATTGGGGTGATATTATTCCTACGTTTAAATATATTGGTAATACTGTTCCTGGTTATACAGATAATCCTTTACTTCAGTTTGCGGTTGAACAAAAAATTACAGGAACAATTGGCACTATACTTGCTAGAAATCCCTATGTATGGCTAGGAATTAAATTATATGATACTGTTAGCCTAACGTGTCTAGCAGATCAATTAGGTAACACTTCTCTGAGTCCAGCCCAATACCGTATTTATCAAAAGTATCAATCAAGAATAAACGCAGTTAACAATGAAATTACAACCCAGGTAGAAAATCTTATGTTCACGGAAAGTGCTATTAATGCAATTAGCCGAGAACGTCAATCAGCTGCTGACCAAATTTATTGGATTATAAATAAAGAGTTATACAACAATAAGGATAGTGATATTGGTCCAATTATTGTACAAGGAAAAAAACCTAGTCCAGAAGCAATGTTGTCTATGTTGCGTGAACTAGATTTATGGAAGGAAGACTTAATAAACAGAATCAATAAACTGCGAAATAGTCCATGTATCAACAATCAAAAACAACCACAGCCAATTGCTAAAGAACCAGAACCATCAGCCAAAGAGCCAGAACAAAGAAGAGGGAAAGAAGTAAAAGGCACAAGTTACGGCGACCCTCACCTCATCACCTTCGACGGACATAGATACAGCTTCCAAACAGTCGGCGAATTTGTCCTGGCCAAATCAACCGATGGAGTTTTTGAAGTCCAAACTCGTCAATCTCCTGTCAATAAATCTCTCTCCCTCAACAGTGCAGTCGCCATGAAAATTGGCAGAAATCGTGTTGCTTTTTATTCCAAAGACTTTCCCGACTCAAACACCAATACACCCTTACGAATTAATGGCAAACCAACAGTTGTAGAAGGTAATTCCCTATCCTTACGAGGAGGCGGTATTATACGTCAACAAAATGACAGTAACTATGTAGTCGAATGGCCTACGGGTGAGAAAGTTACAGTCACAATTTATAGCCGTGGACAGTTTAAATACATGGATGTTTTCCCCTCTGTCTTTGAATCTCAAGCTAATCAAATGGTAGGTTTATTGGGAAATGTTAACGGTAAAGCCAATGATGACCTACGCTTCCGCAATGGCAATATCTTACCTTCCAAATCAACCTATGGAGACCTTAAACAATTGATTGGGCGTATATCACCTATTCGTTTACCCCTTGGTCAATTAGAGAAAATGTACTTTGACCAATTAAATAAAGACTTTGGTAACAATTGGCGAGTTAGTCAGCAAGAATCTTTATTTGATTATCCACAAGGTAAATCAACAGCAACCTTTACAGATAAAGCCTTTCCTGATGCCTACCTTACCCTAGATATGCTATCTCCTACACAACTAGAAAATGCTAGATCACAATGCCTTAATTCTGGAGTAGATGCCAATTTATTAGAAGGTTGTATCTTTGATGTTGGTTTTACAGGCTTTAGTGAATTTGCTGCCCATGCGGCTAAAGTGTCTAACATCCTGGACATAGTTAAAACCGTTATTCCTGGTTTTAAAAATCCCATTCCTGACATTATTCGCAAAATTCCCGGCTTGCCATTTTAA
- a CDS encoding M48 family metallopeptidase, producing the protein MKKIRKLLWVGCGTFLFLSLNLLLPIISSAQNPKTANRLEILAQADELYLAENIAAAEKLYRQVKPPFANEKASVSSIDKPITDPEQLSGAGRVYWRNATEGMQQGLTSKIFVPLKMLLEKQPEFVPAYALYAEASKKYGNEKDVIPILEKGVATFPESVELNKALIKAQEEAEQYLEASITARQFAIVYPNSPEAADFANIADKNFQRFRSKLNEQIILQGILGATIGVLTGDATNQAVRLAPLMLQGESGMGAQVAAAYKQRLTLIEDPTIVEYVSRLGNDIANLMGRKDFEYEFNVVKDDSINAFALPGGKVFVNTGAIMAANSEAELAGLLGHEIGHAVLSHGFQRITNTNLVANVGQIIPFGNLISTLAILDYSRENEAQSDIIGTRVLSAAGYAADGLRNFFVTMKQQEKGQKIPVYLRTHPTSDARIRYLEEIIKGNGYNRYAFEGVKTHTEIKQKLRKILEG; encoded by the coding sequence GTGAAAAAAATCCGCAAATTGTTATGGGTAGGTTGTGGAACATTTCTATTTCTCAGCCTCAACCTATTACTACCAATAATTTCTTCCGCCCAAAATCCTAAAACTGCCAACCGCTTGGAAATTTTGGCTCAAGCAGACGAACTTTACCTAGCAGAAAATATTGCCGCAGCAGAAAAACTTTACCGCCAAGTTAAACCCCCTTTTGCCAATGAAAAAGCTTCAGTCAGTAGTATTGATAAACCGATTACTGACCCAGAACAACTTTCTGGTGCTGGTCGAGTATATTGGCGTAATGCCACTGAAGGAATGCAACAGGGACTCACCAGTAAAATCTTCGTCCCCCTCAAAATGCTCCTAGAAAAACAGCCGGAATTTGTTCCTGCTTATGCACTTTACGCTGAAGCTTCTAAAAAGTACGGTAACGAAAAAGATGTAATTCCTATCCTAGAGAAGGGAGTAGCAACTTTTCCTGAATCTGTAGAACTAAATAAAGCTTTAATCAAAGCACAGGAAGAAGCTGAACAATATTTAGAAGCTTCTATTACTGCCCGTCAATTTGCTATTGTTTATCCCAACAGTCCAGAAGCAGCTGACTTTGCCAATATTGCTGATAAGAATTTTCAACGCTTTCGTAGCAAGCTCAATGAACAAATAATTTTGCAGGGAATTCTTGGTGCAACAATTGGTGTTTTGACTGGTGATGCAACTAACCAAGCTGTACGACTCGCTCCTTTAATGCTTCAAGGTGAATCTGGGATGGGGGCGCAAGTTGCGGCTGCTTATAAGCAACGACTAACTTTAATAGAAGACCCGACTATTGTGGAATATGTTAGCCGTCTGGGTAATGATATTGCCAACTTGATGGGGCGAAAAGATTTTGAATATGAATTTAATGTTGTCAAAGATGATAGTATTAATGCCTTTGCTTTACCTGGTGGTAAGGTATTTGTCAACACTGGGGCAATTATGGCTGCTAATTCAGAAGCGGAATTGGCAGGACTATTAGGACATGAAATTGGTCACGCAGTATTATCTCACGGATTTCAAAGGATAACTAATACCAATTTAGTGGCCAATGTAGGACAGATTATTCCTTTTGGCAATCTCATTTCTACTTTAGCAATCTTGGACTATAGCCGTGAAAACGAAGCTCAGTCCGATATTATTGGTACTCGTGTCTTATCTGCTGCTGGTTATGCGGCTGATGGTTTACGCAACTTCTTTGTCACTATGAAACAGCAGGAAAAAGGACAAAAGATTCCCGTTTACCTCCGCACTCACCCAACCTCTGATGCAAGAATTCGCTATCTGGAAGAAATTATTAAGGGTAATGGTTACAATCGCTACGCGTTTGAAGGTGTAAAAACACATACAGAAATCAAACAAAAACTGAGGAAAATCCTTGAAGGATGA
- a CDS encoding rhomboid family intramembrane serine protease, translating to MILRKSCPTQITPYVTYGLITANVLAFLYEASLPPQALNEFFHLAAVIPQELTLSFSGISVNQAVPKWATLITAQFLHGGFLHLGGNMLFLWVFGNNIEEKLGRAKYLLFYLSCGVLASLAQWFFAQDSTIPSLGASGAIAGVMGAYILRFPQVEILGVVPLGFFFPSFRVPAYFFLGFWFIQQAFYGIASLEAPTNIGMESGGIAYWAHAAGFVFGAVLGPLLGLFNDKSHEESLSG from the coding sequence ATGATTTTGCGTAAGTCCTGTCCTACACAAATCACGCCTTATGTAACTTATGGACTGATTACAGCCAATGTTTTGGCTTTTCTTTATGAAGCCAGTCTTCCTCCCCAAGCATTAAATGAGTTCTTTCATCTGGCGGCTGTAATTCCCCAAGAACTCACCTTAAGTTTTTCTGGAATCTCTGTCAATCAGGCTGTACCAAAATGGGCAACTTTGATTACTGCACAATTTTTGCATGGGGGTTTCTTACATCTAGGGGGCAATATGCTGTTTCTCTGGGTGTTTGGGAATAATATTGAAGAAAAGTTAGGACGTGCTAAATATTTACTGTTTTATTTATCTTGCGGTGTTTTGGCATCTTTGGCACAATGGTTCTTCGCTCAAGATTCTACCATTCCTTCTTTAGGAGCAAGTGGTGCGATCGCTGGCGTGATGGGAGCATATATTCTGCGGTTTCCCCAAGTGGAAATTCTCGGTGTCGTACCTTTAGGATTTTTCTTCCCCTCTTTCCGCGTTCCCGCATACTTCTTTTTGGGATTTTGGTTTATCCAACAAGCTTTTTACGGAATAGCCAGTCTAGAAGCACCCACAAATATTGGTATGGAAAGCGGCGGTATTGCCTATTGGGCCCATGCAGCAGGTTTTGTATTTGGGGCAGTTCTTGGACCTCTGCTGGGTTTATTTAACGACAAATCCCATGAAGAATCTCTATCTGGGTAG
- a CDS encoding DUF4383 domain-containing protein, whose protein sequence is MENVNRARMTERYCALSIGVIYLLLGLAGFIPALVSLPGTSAPYIPADVAPNAYAAGFGLIFGVIPTNFLHNLVRCAVGFWGIASYNNANSARIFNRVFAVVYAVLAIMGFLPFAKSFFGLMPIFGNNVWLNALAAIAAGYYGIVMPAKIMGVNVSQNV, encoded by the coding sequence ATAGAAAACGTCAACAGAGCAAGAATGACCGAGCGTTACTGCGCTTTGAGCATCGGTGTTATTTATTTGCTATTAGGTTTAGCTGGATTTATCCCAGCTTTAGTTTCATTACCAGGAACAAGCGCACCTTATATCCCGGCTGATGTAGCTCCTAACGCTTATGCTGCGGGATTTGGTTTGATATTTGGAGTAATTCCCACTAATTTCTTGCATAACCTGGTACGTTGTGCTGTGGGATTTTGGGGAATTGCTTCCTACAACAATGCTAACAGCGCTCGCATCTTCAATCGTGTTTTTGCAGTTGTTTATGCCGTACTAGCAATTATGGGATTTTTACCCTTTGCTAAGTCATTTTTTGGCTTAATGCCTATTTTTGGAAATAATGTTTGGCTGAATGCTCTAGCCGCCATTGCTGCTGGATATTACGGTATTGTCATGCCAGCAAAAATTATGGGTGTGAATGTATCCCAAAATGTCTAA
- a CDS encoding VOC family protein — protein sequence MQIIQSLHTAILVTDLEKSANFYGKVLGLSKIDRSLKYAGAWYQVGNYQIHLIVASTVPTDNPDAKWGRNPHIAFSVADLDVAKQELLDHNYPIQMSASGRAALFTQDPDGNIIELSQQ from the coding sequence ATGCAGATTATTCAGTCTCTCCATACGGCGATACTCGTGACTGACTTAGAAAAATCCGCAAATTTTTATGGGAAAGTATTGGGATTGTCTAAAATAGACCGTTCTTTGAAGTATGCTGGTGCATGGTATCAAGTGGGTAATTATCAAATTCACTTGATAGTTGCATCTACTGTCCCTACAGATAACCCTGATGCAAAATGGGGACGTAATCCTCATATCGCTTTTTCGGTTGCTGATTTGGATGTTGCTAAACAAGAGTTACTCGATCACAATTATCCCATTCAAATGAGTGCTTCTGGTCGCGCCGCTCTCTTCACTCAAGACCCGGATGGGAATATTATTGAACTAAGTCAGCAGTGA
- a CDS encoding recombinase family protein has protein sequence MKIIAYSYSNPLLEASVDVNDWGWEVDRVYQDLGKRTQLQKLITDCKSEPANYLLIHRLEELGESLEQVSDRLHELEALGIIIIATEQPYTSENSHIASDLWKLLQEIQRQYHSRSIRQAHAYNRLQASPPPGKAPYGYRRSKDKYTIDRSTSPVVKDFFEHFLLYGSLRGAVRYLAKKYAKKISVTTGRRWLTNPVYRGDTAYHHDQIISDTHLPIISREEAAQIDRILRRNSRLPSRTASAPRSLAGLVICSQCQSHTTVTRVTQRHQDKEYLYLRPISCPQNPKCRAIPYQDVLEHTIKMICRDLPLAVAGMDFPQLDSIKNSLGQAIARQQEILQQLPALVKTGILDDETAKLRAYKLRTEISQLQAKLATLPPVNLRSVAQAVSIPQFWFDLSEAERRFYFREFIKQIEILRQGKHWELRIIFIF, from the coding sequence ATGAAAATTATTGCATATTCTTACAGTAATCCCTTATTAGAAGCTTCTGTTGATGTTAATGATTGGGGATGGGAGGTGGATCGAGTTTATCAAGATTTGGGTAAAAGAACGCAGTTACAAAAATTAATCACAGACTGTAAATCTGAACCAGCAAATTATCTGCTTATTCATCGTTTAGAAGAATTGGGCGAGAGTTTGGAGCAAGTGAGCGATCGCTTGCATGAACTTGAAGCATTAGGCATAATCATCATAGCCACCGAACAACCCTACACTTCGGAAAATTCCCATATAGCCTCTGACTTGTGGAAATTACTCCAGGAAATCCAACGTCAGTACCATAGCCGCAGCATCCGCCAAGCACACGCCTACAACCGTCTACAAGCCTCACCTCCTCCCGGTAAAGCTCCCTATGGCTATCGTCGTAGTAAAGACAAATATACTATTGATCGCAGTACCTCACCAGTAGTTAAAGATTTTTTTGAACACTTCTTACTTTATGGTTCCCTGCGAGGCGCAGTGCGTTACTTGGCGAAAAAATATGCTAAAAAAATCTCTGTCACTACCGGAAGACGCTGGCTAACTAATCCCGTTTATCGAGGTGATACCGCTTATCACCATGATCAAATTATCTCTGATACCCATCTTCCCATAATTTCCAGAGAAGAAGCGGCTCAAATTGACCGAATTTTACGCCGTAACAGTCGTTTACCCTCTCGAACTGCTAGCGCACCCCGTTCTTTAGCTGGGTTGGTGATTTGTAGTCAGTGTCAGTCACATACAACTGTCACCCGCGTCACCCAGCGCCACCAAGATAAAGAGTATCTTTATTTACGCCCTATTAGCTGTCCTCAAAATCCTAAATGTCGGGCTATTCCCTACCAGGATGTATTAGAACATACCATTAAAATGATTTGTCGTGATTTACCCCTGGCTGTAGCCGGAATGGATTTTCCCCAGTTGGATAGCATTAAGAACAGTTTAGGGCAAGCGATCGCACGTCAGCAAGAAATACTCCAGCAATTACCCGCTTTAGTCAAAACCGGAATTTTGGACGATGAAACCGCGAAATTAAGAGCCTACAAACTCCGCACAGAAATTTCTCAACTCCAAGCCAAACTAGCCACACTTCCCCCAGTCAACTTGCGTTCTGTCGCTCAAGCTGTTTCAATTCCCCAATTTTGGTTCGACTTATCAGAAGCAGAAAGAAGGTTTTATTTCCGAGAATTTATCAAACAAATTGAAATTCTTCGCCAAGGAAAACACTGGGAATTACGCATAATTTTTATTTTTTAG